One window of the Primulina eburnea isolate SZY01 chromosome 18, ASM2296580v1, whole genome shotgun sequence genome contains the following:
- the LOC140819826 gene encoding aldehyde oxidase GLOX1-like, translating to MKIPNLVILLFLLVLPPFHQDIVVYAAAGRWDFLISNIGIPAMHMQLLHTDRVLIFDRTDFGKSNISLPAGKCTTMQNDCTAHSVEYDVGSNTVRPLMVLTDVWCSSAAATADGTVVQTGGFRLGNHVVRIYKPCWENSCDWEEIPNGLAEERWYATNHILPDGGMIIIGGRRQFNYEYYPKRPTEKSYNLRFLAETKDPWIENNLYPFVFLNVDGNLFIFSNNRAILYDYAKMVVVKSYPMIPGGDPRNYPSTGSAVLLPLKNNTAAEVLLCGGAPKGAYTSAKDHGTFLGALNTCGRIRIDDPNPQWVMETMPMGRVMGDMVLLPNGNVLIINGAASGTAGWDLGRDPVLNPVIYRPDNQVGSRFEVQNPSTIPRMYHSTALLLRDGRVLVGGSDPHKHHHFTGVLFPTDLSLEAFSPSYLDGKSANLRPKIISPFSQSIIGYQKQLDIQFYIPQGIVGGAAIVVNMVAPSFNTHSFSMNQRLLVLSGGDVTVAGNSTYWIRVVTPVSSNFAPAGYYLLFVVHGDIPSEGIWVQIK from the coding sequence ATGAAAATCCCAAATCTGGTGATCCTCCTCTTCCTCCTCGTTCTGCCACCGTTCCACCAGGATATTGTCGTGTATGCCGCCGCCGGGAGATGGGACTTTCTCATTTCGAACATCGGCATACCCGCCATGCACATGCAGCTCCTCCACACCGACCGAGTCCTGATCTTTGATCGGACCGACTTTGGCAAATCCAACATCTCCTTACCCGCCGGCAAATGCACCACGATGCAGAATGACTGCACCGCGCACTCGGTTGAATATGACGTCGGTTCCAACACCGTCCGCCCGCTCATGGTCCTCACGGACGTGTGGTGCTCCTCGGCAGCTGCTACGGCTGACGGGACTGTGGTCCAGACTGGTGGATTCAGGCTGGGAAATCATGTTGTTAGGATTTATAAACCTTGCTGGGAAAATTCTTGCGATTGGGAAGAGATTCCGAACGGGCTTGCGGAGGAAAGATGGTATGCTACGAATCATATCTTGCCGGACGGCGGGATGATAATTATCGGAGGACGCCGGCAGTTTAACTATGAATACTACCCGAAAAGACCCACTGAGAAGTCGTATAATTTACGATTTCTCGCAGAGACAAAAGATCCGTGGATTGAGAACAATCTGTACCCATTTGTCTTCCTAAACGTGGATGGGAATTTATTCATTTTTTCGAATAATCGAGCCATACTATACGATTACGCGAAAATGGTCGTCGTAAAAAGCTACCCGATGATCCCGGGCGGCGATCCGAGGAACTATCCGAGCACGGGCTCAGCTGTCTTGCTGCCACTGAAGAACAACACCGCAGCCGAAGTTTTGCTTTGTGGTGGCGCTCCAAAAGGAGCTTATACAAGTGCAAAAGATCATGGTACTTTCCTTGGTGCGCTTAACACATGTGGGAGGATCCGGATAGATGACCCCAATCCTCAATGGGTCATGGAGACCATGCCAATGGGTCGGGTCATGGGGGATATGGTTTTGTTACCCAATGGCAATGTGTTGATCATAAACGGAGCGGCTTCGGGTACCGCGGGTTGGGATTTGGGTCGAGATCCGGTTCTAAACCCGGTTATTTACAGGCCCGATAATCAAGTCGGGTCGAGATTCGAGGTGCAAAACCCGAGCACCATCCCTCGGATGTATCACTCAACTGCTCTGCTGTTACGTGATGGTCGCGTACTTGTTGGTGGCAGCGATCCTCACAAACATCATCATTTTACCGGAGTATTATTTCCGACGGATCTATCCTTGGAAGCGTTTTCGCCGTCGTATTTGGACGGGAAATCGGCTAACTTACGGCCTAAAATCATTTCTCCTTTTTCGCAATCTATAATCGGATACCAAAAGCAATTGGATATCCAATTCTACATTCCTCAGGGCATTGTGGGTGGAGCTGCCATTGTGGTAAATATGGTGGCTCCATCATTTAACACACATTCATTTTCCATGAACCAAAGGCTATTGGTTCTTAGTGGTGGGGATGTCACCGTAGCCGGAAACTCCACGTACTGGATTCGGGTCGTGACACCGGTTTCGAGTAATTTCGCTCCGGCGGGATACTATCTTCTCTTCGTGGTTCATGGAGATATTCCGAGTGAGGGAATTTGGGTCCAAATCAAGTGA
- the LOC140819689 gene encoding probable 1-acylglycerol-3-phosphate O-acyltransferase: protein MAEGISSSAAATAAAAAKRRSLWPAVLRWIPTSTDHIIAAEKRLLSIVKTPYEQELVNIGSGPPGSRIRWFRSASDEPRFINTVTFDSKEGSPTLVMVHGYGASQGFFFRNFDALAKHFKVIAIDQLGWGGSSRPEFTCKSTEETEAWFIDSFEEWRKAKNLSNFILLGHSFGGYVASKYAIKHPEHVQHLILVGPVGFTSETEHRSEWLTQFRATWKGAILNHLWESNFTPQKVIRGLGPWGPDMVRRYTSARFGAYASGNVLTDDESRLLTDYVYHTLAAKASGELCLKYIFSFGAFARMPLLHCASEWKVPTTFIYGVEDWTNYKGAQDARKRMKDVPCEIIRVPQAGHFVFIDNPSAFHSAVNYACRKFFSPEKGCHTLPEGLQSV, encoded by the exons ATGGCGGAGGGTATAAGTTCATCCGCCGCTGCCACCGCGGCTGCTGCGGCGAAGAGGCGTTCCCTATGGCCGGCAGTTCTCCGTTGGATACCGACTTCCACCGATCACATCATCGCCGCCGAAAAACGGCTCCTCTCTATTGTCAA GACTCCTTATGAGCAAGAACTAGTTAACATCGGGTCAGGGCCGCCGGGTTCGAGAATCCGGTGGTTCCGGTCGGCGAGCGATGAGCCAAGGTTTATCAATACGGTCACGTTTGATAGCAAAGAGGGTTCTCCGACGCTCGTGATGGTGCATGGTTATGGTGCATCTCAAGGCTTTTTTTTCCGTAATTTCGATGCGCTTGCCAAACATTTTAAAGTCATTGCAATTGATCAATTAGG CTGGGGTGGATCAAGCAGGCCGGAGTTCACATGTAAAAGCACTGAAG AAACCGAGGCATGGTTCATCGATTCATTTGAAGAATGGCGTAAAGCGAAAAATCTCAGCAACTTCATTTTACTTGGGCATTCCTTTGGGGGTTATGTTGCCTCTAAATATGCAATCAAG CATCCTGAGCATGTTCAACACTTGATCTTAGTAGGACCTGTTGGATTCACCTCGGAAACAGAACATCGGTCCGAGTGGCTTACGCAATTTAGGGCCACGTGGAAAGGTGCAATCTTAAATCATCTATGGGAGTCAAATTTTACCCCTCAGAAGGTTATAAG GGGTTTAGGTCCTTGGGGTCCAGATATGGTACGGAGATATACTAGTGCGCGGTTTGGTGCATATGCTAGTGGAAACGTGTTGACTGACGATGAATCCAGATTACTTACAG ATTATGTATATCATACACTGGCAGCGAAAGCTAGTGGCGAGCTGTGcttaaaatatatattctcCTTTGGAGCTTTTGCTAGGATGCCTCTTTTACACTG TGCTTCTGAATGGAAAGTGCCGACAACATTCATATACGGTGTCGAAGATTGGACTAATTACAAAGGAGCACAAGATGCTCGCAAGAGAATGAAGGATGTTCCGTGTGAGATCATAAGGGTTCCTCAG GCTGGTCATTTCGTCTTCATAGACAACCCGTCTGCATTCCATTCGGCTGTAAATTATGCTTGTCGCAAGTTTTTCTCGCCAGAGAAGGGCTGTCACACTCTCCCAGAAGGCCTGCAATCTGTTTGA